The nucleotide sequence AGATCGAGCCGGCGCTCGTGTCGCTGGGCCGGGTTCAGGAGGTCCTGGCCTGGACCGAAGATTGGACGGTCGAGGAGCCCACCGCCCCGACCGCACTCCCCGACCACCCGCACGCCATCGAGGTGCGGGGCCTGGATTTCGCGCTCGGTGACGTCCCCATCTTCCGAAGGTTGTCCCTGCAAATCGAGCGCGGAGTGACTACGGCCGTGGTCGGCCGAAGCGGCCTGGGCAAGAGCACGCTTCTGAACATCATCCTCGGTCTCTACCCCGTCCCGCCGGGCAAGGTGTTCCTCTTCGGCCGCGACGTGGCCACGATGCCTCTTTCCGAGCGCATGGGGTTCTTCGCGGTGGTGGAGCAAGAGCCGAGGTTTCTGAGCGGGGGTCTGGATACGGAGCTCGCTTTTTCCCATATAGAAGCAGACCTTGCGGGCGTGGCGCAGAGGCTTGGGCTGGGCGAGTTTGTGGAGGGCCTTCTTTCGCGCCAGATCTCGTCGGCAAAGCTCTCCGAGCTTTCGGGGGGTGAACGCAAGCGGCTTGGCATCCTGCGGGGCCTTTTGCGCGAGGCTCCGGTGCTGCTCCTCGACGAGCCCACCGCGTTTCTCGACGAGGAAACGGCGGAACGAATCCTCGCTGGGATCAGCACAAACTTCTCGGGGAGGACAATAGTGGTGTTCTCCCACGATCCCCTGGTCTTGCGGTACTGCCAAGCGGTGGTGGACCTGGCGGCCACGCAGGAGCACGGGGCGAGTTCTTAGCCCAACTTCACCCCCTGAGGTTTGGGGTAGTGGCGGGCGGGCCGTCCGCTGCGGGCTTTTCCTCGGGGCTGAGGCCGAATACCGCATCCACATCACCGCACACCGCCTGTGCCTCCATATGCAGCGCACTGCGCCCAGCGCCATATGCCGCGCGCCCCCTGCCGCACCGCCTGCGGGCACTACCCGTGGTCAGCATCCTCTGCTGTTGCAGCGCGCCGGGGCCCGTGGTAAAATGCCCGCCGGGGGTGAACGCCCTTGCCACAGAGAAACACCGCAGCCAAGCGGGCGCGCCAGGCCGAGCAACGCCGCCTGCGCAACGCCGCCATCAGATCGTCCATGCGTACCGCCATTCGCCGTTTTCGGGAAGCCCTGGCCTCGGGCAACCTGGAGGAGGCAAAGGCACGGTTGCAAAAGGCCATCAGCATGGTGGACAAAGCTGCCACCAAGGGTGCCATCCATCGCAACCAGGCCGACCGGCGGAAAGCCCGGCTGCAGAAGCATTACAACGTAGCCCGGCAACAATCGGCGGAGCAGGCAAGCTAGCTCCCCGCGGCCCTCGCCCAACCGCGGGAAGCCCGGTCTCCTCTTCGTCGCGTGCAACCGGCCAATATGGCCGGGAAATTAGCCTGCCCCGATGGTGCGAAACAGGAAGTCTTCCAGCGCCTGCCGGGGGGTCATCCGGCCCGTTTTGATCAGAAAATCGGTTTCGCCCAACCGGCCCAACGCGAATTCCAGTTCCTGGGTCGAAAAGCCGCGGGCCCGGGCAGCCGCGGCCTTCACGCCCGCGGCACTGGTCTCCATCAACCGGGCCACCTCTGCCGGCGAGCGGACACCCTCGCGGTGCAGGTAGGAGTACAGGAGAAGCGACCTCGCCTGCCAGGCCAGCGTCCCCAGGACGCGCAGGGGGTCGGTCCCCTGTTCCAGCAGACGGGAAAGGAAGTCCAGCGCCCGCGCCAGGTCACGGTTGGCCCAGGCGTCGGCCAGGGTAAATGGTGCTGCCGGGCCCGGGAAAACGTGTTCGCGCAGATCCTCCTCCCGCACCGGCCGGCCCGGCTCCAGGGCCAAAGATAGCTTTTCCAGTTCTGTTTCCACCAGGTCGGGGTCTCCCCCGCACAACTCCGCCAGGAGCCAGGCCTGGGCAGGCCCCAGGCTGACGTTCCTGGCGCGGGCCCGTTCCCGCGCCCACGCAGGAAGGTCACTCCTGTCCACCTGGCAGGGCACCACCATACCGTGCTTCTCGCAAAGAGAACGCAGTCTCGTTCCCACCCGCCCGCGGGCTCGCAGGACCAGTACCGCCCAGGGAGGTGGATCCGCCAGGTACTGTTCCAGTTCGGCTACCACATCCGGGCCAGCCCCGTCCCCGCCGGAACCGGCCCCCAGGGTTACGATGGCCAACCGCCTCCCGGCAAAGAAGGGAACAGTACAGAGGAAGGCGATCGCTTCAGAAATCCCCTCGCCATCCCAGCGCGCGCAGCCGGTATCTTCCCCACCGGCGGGGAAACATGCCCGGCGCAGGGCAAGCTCCGCTTGCGCCGCCAGGGCCTCCGTGTCCCCTTCCAGCAGGTACACCGGCTTGAGTTCCGTCAGATCCCCGAGTTTCCTGGGTCCCACGCCTCCTGCTCGCCCCCCAGCACCGGCACGAACAGCCCGGCCGAGGTCAACAGACCCGCTCCCCCTTTTCCGACTGTGTCCACGGCATGGTGAATCCACCGGAAAATGTATCCGAACCGGATGGGAAGGTCAACCCAGAGGCAAGCCCTGGGCAGCACGAGGAACCCGGTACCGAGCCTGTGCAGCAGGGATGGCTGCCTGCCACGAGGAATGCTATTTGTGCTCCACTTTGAGGGAAGTGGGAGAGGGAGTCCATGCCCCTGGCACCGTCGCCCCGGCTGACCGGCGTCATTTCTACCCCGAGCGGGCAGATCACTCTGGAGGGACCCTTGTCGCAGGAAGAGCTGGCACGACTGGACATCGACCCGAGGCTGGACTGGTTCCGGCCCGCCTGGCGCCAGAAGCAGGCTCTGGAAGAGGTAGCCGCGATGGATGAAGGCCGGGTGTGGGTGGCTCGCCACGAGGACGTCATCGTGGGATACGTGGTCGTCCATCCCCCCCACCCTTTTGAGCGATGGGGACGCGACGGTATCCCCGGCATCCTGGAACTGGGTGCGGTGGAGGTCTCACCCTCCTGGCGCCGGTCGGGAGTAGCCACCGCCCTGTTCGGACTCATCGGGCAGGACCCGGCCCTTGAACACTACATAGTGCTGGCCACCGAGTATTACTGGCACTGGGATCTGGAACGCACCGGGCTGACCCGGGCCGAGTACCGGCGCATGCTGGAGAAACTCAAGGGAGTGTCGGGCGTCCAGCCCTGCCCCACCGACGACCCGGAAATCACCTCTCACCCCAGCAACGTCCTCATGGTGCGGATAGGGAAACACGTCCCGCGCGACCTCAGGGAGAA is from Bacillota bacterium and encodes:
- a CDS encoding ABC transporter ATP-binding protein, encoding IEPALVSLGRVQEVLAWTEDWTVEEPTAPTALPDHPHAIEVRGLDFALGDVPIFRRLSLQIERGVTTAVVGRSGLGKSTLLNIILGLYPVPPGKVFLFGRDVATMPLSERMGFFAVVEQEPRFLSGGLDTELAFSHIEADLAGVAQRLGLGEFVEGLLSRQISSAKLSELSGGERKRLGILRGLLREAPVLLLDEPTAFLDEETAERILAGISTNFSGRTIVVFSHDPLVLRYCQAVVDLAATQEHGASS
- the rpsT gene encoding 30S ribosomal protein S20: MPQRNTAAKRARQAEQRRLRNAAIRSSMRTAIRRFREALASGNLEEAKARLQKAISMVDKAATKGAIHRNQADRRKARLQKHYNVARQQSAEQAS
- the holA gene encoding DNA polymerase III subunit delta, giving the protein MGPRKLGDLTELKPVYLLEGDTEALAAQAELALRRACFPAGGEDTGCARWDGEGISEAIAFLCTVPFFAGRRLAIVTLGAGSGGDGAGPDVVAELEQYLADPPPWAVLVLRARGRVGTRLRSLCEKHGMVVPCQVDRSDLPAWARERARARNVSLGPAQAWLLAELCGGDPDLVETELEKLSLALEPGRPVREEDLREHVFPGPAAPFTLADAWANRDLARALDFLSRLLEQGTDPLRVLGTLAWQARSLLLYSYLHREGVRSPAEVARLMETSAAGVKAAAARARGFSTQELEFALGRLGETDFLIKTGRMTPRQALEDFLFRTIGAG
- a CDS encoding GNAT family N-acetyltransferase produces the protein MPLAPSPRLTGVISTPSGQITLEGPLSQEELARLDIDPRLDWFRPAWRQKQALEEVAAMDEGRVWVARHEDVIVGYVVVHPPHPFERWGRDGIPGILELGAVEVSPSWRRSGVATALFGLIGQDPALEHYIVLATEYYWHWDLERTGLTRAEYRRMLEKLKGVSGVQPCPTDDPEITSHPSNVLMVRIGKHVPRDLREKFNDLLFEKGQQPR